Proteins from one Penicillium digitatum chromosome 2, complete sequence genomic window:
- a CDS encoding Nuclear polyadenylated RNA-binding protein Nab2, putative — MLPQITLDTPLAQAVANVIQPKLVEMGWSDGQESPLIEYIVLMLVNGKTEEQIATELSNDFLGLQEGDTAALEFSQWLFNQVEMLNQQINGVVPASANATMLNPSAMEFDNSGQAMPNPFGETNGQDAEMGEAGNESIPTGPKAMRNGRGGKGRMLNQINRNLDRGSDAALHRVRGQGNGRIGHNARGQMRGAGQQSGRGGRGMGIPGNPMMQMTPENQMQLMSMLEEQARLMSQFMPGFMPPAVNPAFQTGAQNGSHGRSLFNRVERGGQRGGKRGYNKSRVAEGADVDMDSMTGGEQDEINPDSVCRFNQRCARQDCPFAHQSPAAPEGTSIDPSDTCSFGAACKNKKCTGRHPSPAVRSAHQAEAMCRFFPHCTNPTCHFKHPSMPVCRNGADCKTEGCKFTHVETPCKFNPCLNPKCTYKHAEGQRGAYADKVWTPRSGEHVSERKFVADVDGPQELIKPETEENTQRHELTA; from the exons ATGCTGCCTCAAATCACTTTGGATACGCCTCTTGCGCAAGCAGTCGCAAACGTCATCCAGCCTAAATTAGTGGAGATGGGTTGGAGTGATGGTCAAGAGTCACCACTGATCGAATACATCGTTCTCATGCTGGTCAACGGCAAGACCGAAGAGCAAATCGCCACTGAACTTTCAAACGATTTTCTTGGCCTCCAGGAAGGCGACACTGCGGCGCTCGAGTTTTCACAATGGCTTTTCAATCAAGTCGAGATGCTCAACCAACAAATCAACGGGGTTGTTCCAGCCTCGGCTAACGCGACCATGTTGAATCCTTCGGCAATGGAATTTGACAACTCAGGCCAAGCGATGCCTAATCCATTTGGAGAGACCAACGGGCAAGATGCTGAGATGGGCGAGGCCGGAAATGAGTCGAT CCCCACCGGACCGAAAGCGATGCGCAACGGCAGAGGTGGCAAGGGGAGAATGTTGAACCAAATCAATCGAAACCTAGACCGTGGCTCGGATGCGGCTCTGCATCGTGTGCGCGGACAAGGAAACGGGCGCATTGGTCACAACGCTCGGGGTCAAATGAGAGGCGCCGGACAGCAAAGTGGTCGCGGTGGCCGTGGCATGGGAATTCCAGGCAATCCCATGATGCAAATGACCCCCGAAAACCAGATGCAGCTTATGTCGATGTTAGAAGAACAGGCCCGACTGATGTCTCAGTTCATGCCCGGCTTCATGCCACCCGCTGTTAACCCTGCTTTCCAAACTGGTGCCCAGAATGGCTCTCATGGTCGTTCGCTCTTCAATCGGGTGGAGCGAGGTGGCCAGCGTGGAGGCAAGCGTGGCTACAACAAGTCGAGAGTGGCAGAAGGCGCTGATGTGGACATGGACAGCATGACGGGTGGTGAACAAGATGAAATTAACCCCGACAGTGTTTGTCGCTTCAACCAACGATGCGCGCGCCAGGATTGCCCATTCGCTCATCAATCACCTGCCGCACCCGAAGGCACTTCGATCGATCCTTCTGACACTTGTTCATTCGGTGCAGCTTGCAAGAACAAGAAATGTACCGGGCGCCACCCTTCACCAGCAGTACGATCTGCCCACCAGGCCGAGGCTATGTGTCGGTTCTTCCCTCACTGCACTAACCCCACCTGTCACTTCAAGCACCCGAGCATGCCAGTCTGCCGCAATGGAGCCGACTGCAAGACTGAAGGATGCAAGTTTACACATGTTGAGACCCCCTGCAAATTCAACCCCTGCTTGAACCCCAAGTGCACCTACAAGCACGCCGAGGGTCAGCGCGGTGCTTACGCCGACAAAGTGTGGACTCCACGCTCTGGAGAACATGTCAGCGAGCGCAAGTTTGTTGCGGATGTGGATGGACCTCAAGAGTTGATCAAGCCGGAGACCGAGGAGAACACCCAGCGCCACGAACTGACTGCGTGA
- a CDS encoding Major intrinsic protein — MATWKELEQDPMSKVHRETLSSAIRDSGCGSLCLTDKDKTVIHHINPEIESPYTRPLLWFKVREYCRDAFSEFFGTMILILFGDGVVAQVLLSHGQKGDYQSISWGWGLGVMLGVYASGASGGHINPAVTFANCVLRGFSWHKLPVYVLAQIFGAMCGSAIVYGNYKSAINTYEGGPNIRTVPGYSTTATGGIFCTYPAEFMTKTGQFFSEFIASAVLMFMIFALKDDGNLGAGPLMPLALFFVIFGIGACFGWETGYAINLARDFGPRLMSYMIGYGHEVWTAGDYYFWVPVVSPILGCTFGGWIYDLFLYTGADSPINTPWMGLKRLFGPLNQKRVVLQSPV, encoded by the exons ATGGCTACCTGGAAGGAGCTTGAGCAAGATCCAATGTCAAAAGTCCACCGTGAAACTCTCTCCTCGGCTATTCGTGACAGTGGCTGTGGCTCACTGTGTCTGACTGATAAGGACAAAACGGTCATCCATCACATCAACCCGGAAATCGAAAGCCCTTATACTCGCCCCCTACTCTGGTTCAAAGTGAGGGAGTACTGCCGCGATGCTTTCTCGGAGTTCTTTGGGACGATGATCTTGATTTTATTTGGGGATGGAGTTGTTGCCCAGGTGCTACTTAGTCATGGCCAGAAGGGTGACTACCAATCTATCTCTTGGGGGTGGGG GCTCGGCGTCATGCTCGGGGTATACGCCAGCGGGGCATCAGGAGGTCACATTAATCCCGCCGTGACATTTGCAAATTGCGTCCTCCGCGGCTTCTCCTGGCACAAACTCCCCGTGTACGTACTAGCGCAGATTTTTGGCGCAATGTGCGGTTCTGCGATTGTGTATGGTAACTACAAGTCAGCCATCAACACCTACGAGGGTGGGCCAAATATCCGCACAGTCCCCGGCTACTCGACAACAGCAACGGGCGGCATCTTCTGCACCTACCCCGCAGAATTCATGACAAAGACAGGGCAGTTCTTCTCCGAGTTCATTGCCAGCGCGGTCTTGATGTTCATGATATTCGCTCTGAAAGACGACGGCAATCTTGGCGCCGGGCCGCTGATGCCTCTGGCGCTGTTCTTCGTTATCTTTGGAATTGGCGCTTGCTTTGGATGGGAGACCGGATATGCCATCAACCTGGCACGGGACTTTGGGCCTCGGCTGATGTCTTACATGATTGGATATGGACATGAAGTGTGGACTGCAGGGGACTATTACTTCTGG GTGCCTGTGGTTTCACCAATACTAGGCTGCACCTTCGGGGGATGGATCTATGATCTTTTCTTGTATACTGGGGCGGATAGTCCGATCAACACACCTTGGATGGGACTTAAGAGGCTGTTTGGACCTTTAAACCAAAAGCGAGTCGTACTGCAAAGTCCAGTCTGA
- a CDS encoding Glycerol kinase, putative produces MQPPETFVGSIDQGTTSTRFLIFNRAGEPVASHQVEFSQIYPIPGWHEHDPLEIMISVETCIEEAVQNFEAQGYNRSSIQSIGITNQRETTIVWDHKTGEPLYNAIVWTDTRSQSIVVELKQKPGAAQIQTLCGLPLSTYSSATKLLWMLAHVPRVKDAFIRGTLAFGTVDSWLVYCLNGGVAANVFVSDSTNASRTMFMNLETLRYDETLLEFFGIRWNVHLPRIVPSSDPTAYGVVASGALAQVPIMGCLGDQSAALVGQKGFSPGMAKNTYGTGCFLLYNVGDKPVFSTHGLLATVAYHFGGKPIYALEGSIAVAGSGIKFLQNNLNFFQESKEVDDLAYSVDDNGGCVFVTAFSGLFAPYWIDDAKGTIFGITQHTQKGHIARATLEATCFQTKAILDAMEKDSGHTLSELAVDGGMSNSDLAMQTQADLISIPVYRPEMRETTALGAAIAAGLAIGLWHNFAELRDLNRSGGVVFDPQVPLQESAAKFGQWEKAVEMSRGWMLKVTESRNFIVSGSNN; encoded by the exons ATGCAGCCACCAGAGACTTTTGTGGGATCAATTGATCAAGGCACTACGAGCACCAGATTTCTAATCTTCAACCGCGCGGGTGAGCCAGTAGCATCACATCAAGTTGAATTCAGCCAAATATACCCGATCCCGGG CTGGCACGAACATGACCCCCTCGAGATTATGATCTCAGTAGAGACCTGTATCGAAGAAGCCGTTCAGAATTTCGAAGCGCAAGGTTACAATCGAAGCAGCATCCAAAGCATCGGGATAACCAACCAACGTGAAACGACCATAGTCTGGGACCACAAGACCGGCGAGCCCCTGTACAATGCTATTGTATGGACAGACACACGCTCCCAGTCGATTGTCGTAGAACTGAAACAGAAACCAGGGGCAGCACAGATCCAGACCCTCTGCGGTCTGCCGCTGTCAACTTACTCGTCGGCTACAAAATTGCTCTGGATGTTGGCGCATGTCCCGAGAGTGAAGGATGCATTTATCCGCGGCACACTGGCGTTTGGTACCGTCGATTCTTGGCTGGTATATTGTTTGAACGGTGGCGTGGCTGCCAACGTGTTTGTCTCAGATTCGACAAACGCGTCACGGACCATGTTTATGAACTTGGAGACGTTACGTTATGATGAGACGCTTCTGGAATTTTTTGGGATCAGATGGAACGTTCATTTACCTAGGATTGTGCCTTCGTCTGATCCGACGGCATACGGGGTTGTTGCTTCTGGGGCTTTGGCGCAGGTTCCGATTATGGGATGCCTGGGGGATCAGTCTGCCGCATTGGTTGGACAGAAAGGGTTCTCGCCTGGAATGGCCAAGAACACTTATGGCACTGGATGTTTTCTTTTGTACAATGTTGGTGACAAGCCAGTGTTTTCGACACATGGATTGCTGGCTACGGTAGCCTACCACTTTGGTGGAAAGCCCATCTATGCACTAGAGGGGAGCATTGCTGTTGCTGGGTCTGGCATCAAATTCCTGCAGAATAATTTGAATTTTTTCCAGGAATCTAAGGAGGTCGATGACCTTGCCTACTCGGTGGACGACAATGGTGGATGTGTGTTTGTCACTGCCTTCAGTGGACTTTTTGCACCTTATTGGATTGATGATGCGAAAGGGACAATCT TTGGTATCACCCAACACACCCAGAAGGGCCACATCGCACGCGCTACCCTAGAGGCAACCTGCTTCCAGACTAAAGCAATTCTAGACGCAATGGAAAAAGACAGCGGCCATACACTCTCCGAACTGGCTGTAGATGGGGGTATGAGTAACTCGGACTTGGCAATGCAG ACCCAAGCAgatctgatatccatccCTGTCTACCGTCCTGAGATGCGTGAGACTACAGCTCTCGGTGCAGCAATCGCAGCTGGCCTTGCCATTGGACTTTGGCACAACTTTGCCGAGCTGCGAGATCTCAATCGTTCTGGTGGTGTGGTCTTCGATCCCCAGGTCCCGCTACAAGAGAGCGCTGCCAAATTCGGACAGTGGGAAAAGGCCGTAGAAATGAGCAGAGGCTGGATGCTCAAGGTGACAGAAAGCAGGAATTTCATCGTTTCTGGATCAAATAATTGA
- a CDS encoding Cytochrome P450, E-class, group I: protein MCNSAKQSTSISDEFIQPYFETVLSHSAGELKEKISRSETFLDALASFTRDPRVLRDQLIAVLLAGRDTTAATLFFCIFELSRNPKVVAKLRDEIHNRLGVGAKAQKPSYTDLKEMKYLNAMLHETMRLYPVVPFKVRYSLRDTTLPRGGGVDGLAPVGVRANSRIFYSTMLMQRDPDLPWHFIPFKGGPRICIVQQFAIIEMRYTVLRILQVYERISALPVGGKGKVEDPVLHFEVTLSPGSELNCVFLKEGEEAAHSAATTGVA, encoded by the exons ATGTGCAACAGCGCCAAGCAGAGTACTTCCATTTCGG ACGAGTTCATCCAGCCATATTTTGAAACCGTCCTTTCCCACTCAGCTGGCGAACTCAAAGAGAAGATCTCAAGGAGCGAGACCTTTCTCGATGCCCTAGCCAGCTTCACCCGTGATCCCCGCGTCCTCCGTGACCAACTCATCGCTGTCCTCCTCGCAGGTCGCGACACAACAGCCGCAACGCTATTCTTTTGCATCTTCGAGCTCTCTCGCAACCCAAAAGTCGTAGCGAAGTTGCGCGACGAGATCCACAACAGACTCGGCGTCGGTGCCAAGGCCCAGAAACCCAGCTACACCGATCTCAAAGAAATGAAGTACCTCAACGCAATGCTGCATGAGACGATGCGTTTATATCCAGTTGTGCCATTCAAAGTGCGCTACTCTCTACGCGATACGACGCTTCCACGTGGTGGTGGAGTGGACGGGCTAGCGCCTGTGGGAGTTCGCGCAAACTCGCGCATTTTCTACTCGACGATGTTGATGCAGCGGGATCCTGACTT GCCATGGCAtttcattccatttaaaGGTGGACCGCGAATTTGCATTGTGCAGCAATTTGCTATAATCGAGATGAGGTACACTGTTCTTCGGATCCTGCAAGTTTATGAGCGCATTAGTGCGCTGCCAGTTGGTGGGAAAGGCAAAGTTGAAGATCCAGTGCTTCACTTTGAAGTTACCCTCAGTCCTGGCTCTGAGCTGAATTGCGTTTTCCTGAAGGAGGGCGAAGAGGCTGCGCACAGTGCTGCCACGACGGGTGTTGCTTGA
- a CDS encoding Cytochrome P450 alkane hydroxylase, putative, whose amino-acid sequence MIEDFLTGMMLSKTSLLLLGLFSAFCVFHKFQASAQIARLGVRAPKIEFHLPYALDFIFQGYQANQVNRDMEFWDSKVGHAGGLTNVKTAELDAGMIITKDPENIKALLTGQFADNGKGESFHQEWKEFLGDSSFVTDGELWSRSRQLIRPMFVRDRIIDTEIFEKHVQKLIPLLGGSSSLSSSKIVDV is encoded by the coding sequence ATGATCGAAGACTTTCTCACAGGGATGATGCTCAGCAAGACCTCACTATTGCTTCTGGGACTATTCAGTGCATTCTGCGTATTCCACAAGTTTCAGGCTTCAGCGCAAATTGCCCGTCTAGGTGTAAGGGCTCCTAAAATTGAGTTCCATCTTCCGTACGCTCTTGACTTCATCTTCCAAGGCTACCAAGCCAATCAAGTAAACCGCGACATGGAATTCTGGGATTCAAAAGTTGGGCATGCAGGTGGCCTAACAAATGTGAAGACAGCCGAACTCGACGCCGGCATGATCATCACCAAAGACCCAGAGAATATCAAGGCACTTCTCACCGGCCAGTTCGCCGACAATGGTAAGGGCGAGTCCTTCCACCAAGAGTGGAAGGAGTTCCTAGGCGACAGCAGTTTTGTCACAGACGGGGAATTATGGTCTCGCTCCCGTCAGCTGATCCGTCCAATGTTCGTACGTGACCGCATCATCGACACTGAGATCTTCGAGAAGCATGTTCAGAAACTCATCCCGCTTCTCGGCGGCAGTTCCTCActcagcagcagcaagaTAGTGGACGTCTGA
- a CDS encoding Protoporphyrinogen oxidase, putative, giving the protein MRLPCVSRALRPRQRQLIILLNGQKRTYTAAVLGGGITGLTTAWQLAQDPTCRTINLFEKTDRLGGWINSETVPVDGGNVVFEYGPRTLRSSLPGSLPLLYLAINLGLYNDLIVTPSTSPAAQNRYIYYPDRLVRMPTPKPKLSFGQNFDSFVNTMKEPVFNKFIPGMVKDVFTPPRHPTEWAEDESVADFIGRRFGPNIANNIVSAVFHGIYAGDIDRLSAQTLLGSVRNLEGGIGGIGGLVSGGVTASLISRSISKTNSRNLDDFMAIDVMPAGPELVRRQQDLEVLAAGATTFTFKRGVAQLIEALIASLEASGKVHFRMNTDVKALSAWEGSSRIAMEYWSARHGQNKTFDYEYVISTIPPVALANVLRKPEQSQAKLSPVGLTPSLLRKQDYAVTVMVVNLYYPNPNLLPVEDGFGYLIPRSIPYEQNPECALGVIFASSSSVGNGTDPSSSELSQDSAPGTKLTIMLGGHYWDGFEEYPDHDTAVKMARDILKRHMNITDAPTVARSRLQKDAIPQYTVGHLDRMYTLSNTVRKEYHNRLILAGNWYNGVSVGDCVKQGILSATYGIGRNKLNDEPSPWRPWTSFDYRRWRLEGGIVTSPVRLVDSKI; this is encoded by the exons ATGCGACTACCATGTGTCTCTAGGGCACTAAGACCGAGACAAAGGCAATTGATAATTCTCCTCAATGGTCAAAAACGTACATACACCGCTGCCGTGCTTGGCGGTGGCATCACAGGCCTCACAACCGCCTGGCAACTCGCGCAAGACCCCACATGCCGAACAATCAACCTGTTCGAGAAAACGGACCGGCTCGGTGGTTGGATCAACTCCGAAACGGTCCCTGTCGATGGTGGTAATGTCGTGTTCGAGTATGGGCCGCGGACGTTAAGGAGCTCGCTGCCAGGATCACTCCCTCTGCTTTACCTA GCTATAAATCTAGGCTTGTACAATGACCTCATTGTTACCCCGAGCACGAGCCCCGCAGCCCAGAATCGCTACATCTACTACCCAGACCGTCTCGTTCGCATGCCGACACCGAAACCTAAACTTTCTTTTGGGCAGAACTTCGACAGCTTTGTGAATACTATGAAGGAGCCAGTTTTCAACAAATTTATTCCGGGAATGGTGAAAGACGTCTTCACTCCCCCTCGGCACCCAACTGAATGGGCGGAGGATGAGTCAGTTGCGGATTTCATCGGACGTCGTTTTGGCCCCAACATTGCAAACAACATAGTCTCCGCTGTGTTTCATGGAATTTATGCTGGTGATATAGATCGATTGAGTGCCCAGACATTGTTGGGTAGCGTCCGCAACCTTGAGGGAGGCATTGGGGGCATTGGCGGGTTGGTCTCTGGTGGAGTTACGGCATCTCTTATCTCCAGGTCGATCTCCAAAACAAACTCTCGAAATTTGGATGATTTTATGGCTATCGATGTCATGCCTGCAGGCCCTGAATTAGTGCGCCGTCAGCAAGATTTAGAAGTCCTCGCGGCTGGAGCTACTACTTTCACATTTAAGAGGGGAGTTGCCCAGCTTATTGAAGCACTGATCGCTTCTTTGGAAGCATCCGGCAAAGTCCACTTCCGAATGAACACGGACGTCAAAGCTTTGAGTGCATGGGAAGGTTCAAGCAGGATTGCG ATGGAATATTGGTCAGCCAGGCACGGTCAAAACAAGACGTTTGACTATGAATATGTCATTTCTACTATCCCCCCAGTTGCACTTGCGAACGTCTTGCGCAAACCCGAGCAGTCACAGGCCAAGCTGAGCCCTGTCGGCTTGACCCCATCTCTACTACGCAAACAGGACTACGCCGTGACGGTAATGGTCGTTAATCTCTATTACCCAAACCCCAACCTTCTACCCGTGGAAGATGGCTTTGGGTACCTCATACCGCGATCGATACCCTATGAGCAAAACCCAGAATGTGCACTTGGTGTCATCTTCGCCTCGTCCTCTAGTGTAGGGAACGGAACGGATCCTTCGTCATCTGAACTCAGCCAAGATTCCGCACCTGGAACCAAACTTACCATCATGCTAGGTGGACATTACTGGGATGGCTTTGAAGAGTATCCAGACCATGATACCGCAGTGAAAATGGCCCGCGACATACTCAAGAGACACATGAATATCACTGATGCCCCAACTGTTGCGCGGAGTCGTCTCCAGAAGGATGCTATTCCTCAGTACACAGTCGGCCATCTGGACCGCATGTATACGCTCTCGAACACAGTTCGCAAGGAGTACCACAACAGGCTTATTCTCGCGGGAAACTGGTATAATGGCGTGAGTGTGGGTGACTGTGTCAAGCAGGGCATCCTATCTGCCACTTACGGCATTGGAAGGAATAAGCTCAATGATGAGCCCAGTCCGTGGCGCCCGTGGACTTCCTTTGATTATAGACGCTGGAGACTCGAGGGTGGCATTGTGACGTCTCCTGTTCGTCTGGTTGACTCCAAAATCTGA